The nucleotide window GTCATCGAGGCGATCGCGGTCTACGAGCCGCGGGCGGAGGAGTAGTTACCACCAAACGGGGATAACGTACACCACGGGGGACCCGGTCTGCGCTAACCCTATTCGGTGGTAACGCGACGCGATCGGGTTCGGGCCATACCTGAACCCTACCTGTACGCGACACATGGACGACCTTTCGATGTTATCACCAAACGGTGGTAACGCGCAAGTGGGTTGCGGCCTCGCGGCGAAGCGCATCCGACACCGCTGGTACCTGTACTTCTGGGAGTACGGCCATCGGACCTCTCCCCCGCGCCGATCATGGATCTACGTCGGTCCGGTCGGGCGGCCGCGGACCCGCGAACGCGCCGCCGCGCTCCTCCTCGCGTACCACCTGAAGGCGCGGGATGAGTTGGACCGCCGCATCCAGAGACTGCTCGGCCGCGCCGGTCGCGGATGACTAGAACGACACCCGGGCGAGGGTCTTCGTCGCCCTCACGCCTTCAATCGCGCGGATCTTTGAAATGACGATATCCCCGATCGCGTCGAAGGAGTCCGCCTCGACCTTCGCGATGAGGTCGTACTCCCCGAAGAGAGGGTACAGCTCGACGATGTGCTCGACCTTCATCAGCTTCTGATAGACCTCTTTTTCTCGG belongs to Thermoplasmata archaeon and includes:
- a CDS encoding Lrp/AsnC ligand binding domain-containing protein, with protein sequence MPLTAIGFVLIDIEPTREKEVYQKLMKVEHIVELYPLFGEYDLIAKVEADSFDAIGDIVISKIRAIEGVRATKTLARVSF